GGATTACGACGACATTCAAAAGTACAGACTGCAACTTGCGGCGCTCATGGAAGAACGCCACATAGGGCGGATCTTGATGAAGTCGGTGCTGCGTCCTGATCTGGAACTGGCGGACAGGATCGTCCTGAACCTGGACTATCAGGCAGGCCATTCCATCACCTTGCTGGAGATCGCGCAGGATGAGGCCGATATTGCAGAGCTGTATGGGGAAACTGCGGAAGAGTTATTTGCGGATGCCTTCGGCACGACAGGTGGAGTCGCATTTATTGATCCCACTCACGGGCTCCAACTGGCTGGGATGGGTGGTGGCCCACCCGTCTTCGGAACCCGCCTGGCAGACATGCTGGAGGCCATTGACCGACTTGAAGAGTATGCAGACGCTTTGGACAGGGATTCATTCTGCAAAGACCCCACCGGCGCAGTCGCAGATGCTATTCGCTGGCAGATGACAGTGTTAGGAGAGGCGGCCCGAACCATTCCAGACCACTTACGCTCCGAGTATGACGCCATCCCTTTCAAGGCGCTCTGTGGCTTGCGGGATGTTTGGAGTGAACCCATAACTCCGGACCAGTGGTCAAGCACTTCTAAGCGGAATGATAGCGGGCGGCGAA
Above is a window of Deinococcus aerolatus DNA encoding:
- a CDS encoding HepT-like ribonuclease domain-containing protein → MRDYDDIQKYRLQLAALMEERHIGRILMKSVLRPDLELADRIVLNLDYQAGHSITLLEIAQDEADIAELYGETAEELFADAFGTTGGVAFIDPTHGLQLAGMGGGPPVFGTRLADMLEAIDRLEEYADALDRDSFCKDPTGAVADAIRWQMTVLGEAARTIPDHLRSEYDAIPFKALCGLRDVWSEPITPDQWSSTSKRNDSGRR